Proteins from a genomic interval of Medicago truncatula cultivar Jemalong A17 chromosome 3, MtrunA17r5.0-ANR, whole genome shotgun sequence:
- the LOC11422679 gene encoding uncharacterized protein has translation MGGQQKKISQRARDHVMGFKVSHKPAGFDLMQNCDLPPPSKVFLGPDKTVIFSMNRVCNISGKEEEQDSKQYGTYQLENGDDEKDKMKLLKALEASQTRAREAEKMAAILRKERDGLSIALLEEAMQLFACRQQMRLLELQVLKLQQPLWLQQQPAMSMFGCYARSSERTVGFPNEDGHDEKTTSVTWVLALIFSLGIGVASALAWGY, from the coding sequence ATGGGTGGCCAACAAAAGAAGATTAGTCAAAGAGCAAGGGATCATGTTATGGGTTTCAAAGTTTCTCACAAGCCTGCAGGGTTTGACCTTATGCAGAACTGTGATCTTCCTCCTCCTTCCAAGGTTTTTCTAGGTCCAGATAAGACCGTCATATTTTCCATGAATAGGGTCTGTAACATTTCAGGCAAAGAAGAAGAGCAAGATAGCAAACAGTATGGTACTTACCAGCTCGAAAATGGTGATGATGAAAAGGATAAAATGAAGCTTCTTAAAGCGCTGGAAGCATCTCAAACACGGGCCAGAGAGGCAGAAAAGATGGCTGCAATTCTAAGAAAAGAAAGGGATGGTCTCTCTATTGCTCTGTTGGAAGAGGCCATGCAGTTGTTTGCTTGTCGCCAACAGATGAGATTGCTTGAGCTTCAAGTTTTGAAACTGCAACAACCCCTTTGGCTGCAGCAACAACCAGCAATGTCGATGTTTGGTTGCTATGCCAGATCTTCAGAGAGAACTGTAGGATTTCCCAATGAAGATGGCCACGATGAAAAAACCACTAGTGTTACATGGGTTCTGGCTTTGATTTTTTCATTGGGAATTGGGGTTGCCAGTGCCCTTGCTTGGGGATACTAG
- the LOC11415010 gene encoding ATP-dependent RNA helicase DEAH11, chloroplastic, with the protein MKKTFSTNHTPHFHRQTPHSACPVYRHRRPGFYSNHRFDRPPERNPPHRPPNFILKLHLGRRALNRDDVDSLIGKCKPNPDNYCFYPCDGVAASLNFLQWTDARDAVVWFWESRISGGHDFTPELISNVMVPSDTVELEGSLRRVFASHVKELMEGKEVKKWVEEWDRVSKEISRVVSLLGKPFPIRVQEQNIQMKKGLDEEKSLIERRLKEFEFAMECILQHLEEDSKVDSGDDFVPVFRFGGGFDWGKIHSLIVRERRRLEEGLPIYAYRREILQQIHHQQITVLIGETGSGKSTQIVQFLADSGIGADETIVCTQPRKIAAKSLAERVQEESKGCYEENSIQCYSTFSSCQKFDDSRIAFMTDHCLLQQYMSDRNLSGVSCIIVDEAHERSLNTDLLLALIKNLLCKRVEMRLIIMSATADAKQLSDYFYGCGIFHVLGRNFPVEVRYVPSEYGEHSGSAVLAPYVFDVVKLATEIHKTEKEGAILAFLTSQVEVEWACENFKALSAVALPLHGKLSSEEQFHVFQKYPGKRKVIFSTNLAETSITIPGVKYVIDSGLVKDCRFDPCTGMNVLKVCWISQSSANQRAGRAGRTEPGRCYRMYSEADYRSMELNQEPEIRRVHLGVAVLKILALGVKNVQDFDFVDAPSPSSIEMAIRNLIQLGFIKLNNNVHELTYEGRYLARMGIEPRHGKLILGCFRLGLGREGIVLAATMPNASNIFCRFGNEGDKQRSDCLKVQFCHPDGDLFTLLSVYKEWEAQPRDRRNKWCWENSINAKCMRRCQDTVLELESFLEREHGFVVPSYWRWNPHTPSVHDKNLKKVILSSLAENVAMFSGRNQLYEVAQTGQHVQLHPSSSLLVFAQRPSWVVFGELLSVSNEYLVCVSAVDFQLLYSLQPPPLFDVSKMEERKLQTKTLTGFGTILLKRFCGKGNGNMFGLASRIRKACMDERIFVEVNIDENLIQLYATSHDMNTASMMVNDVLEYEKKRLRTECMEKCLYHGSGSSSPIALFGSGAEIKHLELEKHSLSVDVCHPNINEINDKELLMFLEKNTSGCICAVYKFPGMVKDVEDREKWGKITFSSPDAAKRAAELDGEEFCGSSLKILPSHSVIGGDKTFSFPEVKAKIYWPRRFSKGFGIVKCDKNDVDFILRDFYNLAIGGRYVRSALSNKSMDSIVISGLDKELLETEILDVLRTATSRRILDFFLVRGDAVGNPSCSACEESLFKEISPLIPKINPHISSCRVQVFPPEPKDSFMRALINFDGRLHLEAAKALEKIEGKVLPGCLSWQKIKCEQLFHSSLIFPAPVYHVIAEQLEKILTSFNNLKGLEWNLNRTANGSHRLKITANATKTVAEVRRPLEELSRGKVIDHDSITPAALQLMLSRDGFNLKSSIQQETRTYIIFDRQNLNLRIFGSPNRIALAQQKLIQSLLSLHEKKQLVISLRGKDLPSDLMKQVVKNFGPDLHGLKEKVPGADLELNTRQQIIFLHGNKELKPRVEEITLEIARSSHHLVERLDTGPSCPICLCEVEDGYKLEGCGHLFCRLCLVEQCESAIKNQGSFPICCAHQGCGDPILLTDFRTLLSNDKLDELFRASLGAFVASSSGTYRFCPSPDCPSVYRVADSDTASEPFVCGACYSETCTKCHLEYHPYLSCERYRELKDDPDSSLKEWCKGKEQVKSCFACGQIIEKIDGCNHVECKCGKHVCWVCLEIFTSSDECYDHLRTIHMTI; encoded by the exons CGTCCTCCCAATTTCATCCTCAAGCTCCACCTCGGCCGTCGTGCACTCAACCGCGACGATGTCGACTCTTTGATCGGTAAATGTAAACCCAACCCTGATAATTATTGTTTCTACCCCTGCGACGGTGTTGCTGCGTCGCTCAATTTTCTGCAATGGACGGATGCTCGTGATGCTGTTGTTTGGTTCTGGGAATCGAGGATTTCTGGAGGTCATGATTTTACGCCGGAGTTGATTTCGAATGTTATGGTTCCTTCTGATACTGTTGAACTGGAAGGGAGTCTCAGAAGGGTTTTTGCAAGCCATGTGAAGGAGTTGATGGAAGGGAAGGAAGTGAAGAAGTGGGTGGAGGAGTGGGATCGTGTATCAAAGGAGATTTCgcgtgttgtgagtttgttggGTAAGCCTTTTCCGATTAGAGTGCAGGAGCAGAATATTCAGATGAAGAAAGGGCTTGATGAGGAAAAGAGTTTGATTGAGAGGAGATTGAAGGAGTTCGAGTTTGCTATGGAGTGTATTCTGCAGCATTTGGAAGAGGATAGTAAGGTGGACAGTGGTGATGATTTTGTTCCCGTGTTTAGGTTTGGTGGAGGTTTTGATTGGGGGAAGATTCATAGCCTCATCGTTAGAGAACGGCGTAGACTCGAAGAAGGATTACCCATTTATGCTTACCGGAGGGAGAttcttcaacaaattcatcatcaacag ATAACAGTGTTGATTGGAGAGACTGGTTCTGGGAAGAGTACTCAGATAGTACAGTTTCTCGCGGATTCTGGCATTGGGGCTGATGAGACAATTGTGTGCACTCAGCCTCGCAAAATTGCTGCCAAGTCATTGGCTGAAAGGGTTCAGGAAGAAAGTAAAGGGTGTTATGAAGAAAATTCGATCCAGTGTTATTCGACATTTTCATCCTGCCAGAAATTTGATGATTCCAGGATAGCATTCATGACCGATCACTGTTTATTGCAGCAGTACATGAGTGATAGGAATTTGTCAGGGGTCTCGTGTATCATAGTTGATGAGGCACATGAAAGGAGCTTAAATACTGATCTACTGTTGGCGTTGATTAAGAATTTACTTTGTAAGAGGGTTGAAATGCGACTTATCATCATGTCTGCTACTGCCGATGCTAAGCAGCTATCTGATTATTTCTATGGCTGTGGAATATTCCATGTGCTTGGGAGAAACTTCCCTGTGGAGGTGAGGTACGTTCCTTCTGAATATGGAGAACATTCTGGTTCTGCTGTTTTGGCCCCATATGTTTTTGATGTTGTCAAACTGGCAACCGAGATTCACAAAACAGAGAAAGAAGGAGCTATTCTTGCCTTTCTGACCTCACAGGTAGAAGTAGAATGGGCCTGCGAAAACTTTAAAGCCCTATCTGCCGTCGCTCTGCCCTTGCATGGGAAACTTTCGTCCGAAgagcaatttcatgttttccagAAATACCCTGGAAAAAGAAAAGTGATATTTTCGACGAATCTTGCAGAGACATCAATTACAATTCCTGGTGTTAAGTATGTGATTGATTCTGGGTTGGTTAAAGATTGCCGATTTGATCCTTGCACTGGGATGAATGTACTTAAGGTTTGCTGGATCAGCCAGAGCTCTGCTAATCAAAGGGCTGGTCGTGCTGGGAGGACCGAGCCTGGCAGATGCTATAGGATGTACTCAGAAGCTGATTATAGGTCTATGGAACTAAATCAAGAACCTGAGATTCGAAGAGTTCATCTTGGTGTAGCAGTTTTGAAGATCCTTGCTCTAGGGGTGAAGAATGTgcaggattttgattttgtggaTGCTCCAAGCCCCAGCTCTATTGAGATGGCAATCAGGAATCTAATTCAATTAGGATTCATTAAACTGAACAACAATGTTCATGAGCTAACTTATGAAGGTAGGTACTTGGCAAGAATGGGGATTGAACCTAGGCATGGTAAACTTATTCTTGGCTGTTTCCGACTAGGTTTGGGTAGAGAAGGCATTGTCCTTGCTGCCACGATGCCCAATGCTAGTAACATATTTTGCAGATTTGGTAATGAAGGTGACAAACAAAGATCTGATTGTCTCAAAGTGCAATTTTGCCATCCTGATGGTGACCTTTTTACTCTTCTCTCGGTATACAAGGAATGGGAAGCTCAGCCTCGAGATAGGAGGAATAAATGGTGTTGGGAAAACAGCATCAATGCCAAATGTATGAGGAGATGCCAAGACACAGTTTTGGAGTTAGAATCTTTCCTAGAGCGTGAACATGGCTTTGTTGTTCCAAGTTACTGGCGTTGGAACCCTCATACGCCTTCTGTTCATGATAAGAATTTGAAAAAGGTTATACTGTCCTCACTTGCTGAAAATGTAGCCATGTTCTCTGGACGCAATCAACTTTATGAAGTAGCCCAAACTGGACAACATGTTCAACTTCATCCATCTTCATCCTTGCTTGTATTTGCTCAGCGGCCTAGTTGGGTAGTTTTTGGTGAGCTTCTCTCAGTGTCTAATGAATATTTGGTCTGTGTGAGTGCTGTTGACTTTCAATTATTATACAGCCTTCAACCTCCTCCCTTGTTTGATGTATCCAAGATGGAAGAGAGGAAGTTACAAACGAAGACATTGACTGGTTTTGGAACTATTCTTCTCAAGAGATTTTGTGGGAAAGGCAACGGTAATATGTTTGGTCTTGCTTCACGTATTAGGAAAGCTTGTATGGATGAAAGAATCTTTGTTGAAGTAAATATTGACGAGAATCTCATCCAGTTATATGCCACTTCACATGATATGAATACAGCTAGTATGATGGTGAATGATGTTTTAGAATATGAGAAAAAGAGGTTACGCACTGAATGTATGGAAAAATGTTTGTATCATGGGTCAGGTTCCTCATCACCTATAGCATTGTTTGGGTCTGGTGCTGAGATAAAGCATTTGGAACTTGAGAAGCATTCATTGAGTGTTGATGTGTGTCACCCAAACATAAATGAAATTAATGATAAGGAGCTCCTGATGTTTTTGGAGAAGAATACCTCAGGTTGTATATGTGCAGTGTACAAGTTCCCTGGCATGGTGAAGGATGTTGAGGATAGAGAAAAGTGGGGCAAGATAACATTTTCGTCCCCTGATGCTGCCAAAAGAGCTGCAGAGCTGGATGGAGAGGAGTTTTGCGGCTCCTCCTTGAAAATACTTCCTTCACATTCAGTTATTGGAGGGGATAAAACATTTTCATTTCCTGAAGTGAAAGCAAAAATTTATTGGCCTCGTAGATTTAGCAAAGGATTTGGTATAGTTAAATGTGATAAAAATGATGTTGATTTCATCTTGAGAGATTTTTATAACCTTGCAATCGGAGGGAGGTATGTCCGCAGTGCACTCAGTAATAAGTCCATGGACAGTATTGTGATAAGTGGGCTTGACAAAGAACTTCTAGAAACTGAAATTTTGGATGTACTAAGAACTGCTACAAGTAGAAGGATTCTAGACTTTTTCTTGGTGAGGGGAGATGCTGTTGGAAATCCGTCATGCAGTGCTTGCGAAGAGTCGCTCTTTAAAGAAATTTCCCCCTTAATTCCCAAAATAAACCCTCACATTAGTTCTTGCCGTGTTCAGGTATTTCCACCTGAGCCGAAAGATTCTTTCATGAGagctttaattaattttgatggaAGATTACATTTAGAGGCAGCAAAAGCTCTGGAGAAAATTGAAGGAAAGGTGTTACCTGGATGTCTTTCTTGGCAGAAGATAAAGTGCGAGCAGTTGTTTCATAGTTCCTTGATATTTCCTGCTCCAGTATATCATGTTATTGCAGAACAACTGGAAAAAATACTCACAAGCTTCAACAATTTAAAAG GTCTTGAGTGGAACCTAAACAGAACTGCCAACGGTTCCCACCGATTGAAGATAACAGCCAATGCCACAAAGACTGTGGCAGAAGTTAGGAGGCCTCTGGAAGAACTGTCGAGAGGGAAAGTCATTGACCATGACAGCATCACTCCTGCAGCTCTACAGCTCATGTTGTCCAGAGATGGCTTTAATCTTAAAAGCTCTATACAGCAAGAGACAAGAACTTACATTATTTTTGACAGGCAAAATCTGAACTTACGGATTTTTGGTTCACCCAACAGGATTGCTTTGGCTCAGCAGAAGTTAATTCAATCTCTACTCTCCCTCCATGAAAAAAAGCAGTTAGTAATCTCTCTGAGAGGGAAGGACCTACCTTCTGACTTAATGAAGCAAGTGGTTAAGAATTTTGGGCCAGATCTTCACGGGCTAAAAGAGAAGGTACCTGGGGCTGATCTCGAACTTAACACCCGCCAACAAATAATCTTTCTTCATGGCAACAAGGAGTTGAAACCAAGAGTGGAGGAAATAACTCTGGAAATTGCGCGTTCAAGCCATCATTTAGTTGAGAGACTTGACACTGGACCTAGTTGCCCAATTTGCCTGTGTGAGGTTGAGGATGGATATAAACTTGAAGGCTGTGGTCATTTGTTCTGCCGGCTGTGTCTGGTGGAGCAATGTGAATCTGCTATTAAGAACCAAGGCAGTTTCCCAATATGCTGTGCTCACCAAGGCTGTGGAGATCCTATTTTGCTTACAGATTTTAGAACTCTCCTGTCAAATGATAAGTTGGACGAACTTTTCAGGGCTTCTTTGGGAGCTTTTGTAGCTTCGAGTTCGGGAACTTATAGGTTTTGCCCGTCTCCTGACTGCCCTTCAGTTTATCGAGTTGCAGATTCCGACACAGCTAGTGAGCCATTTGTTTGTGGGGCATGTTATTCAGAGACATGTACCAAGTGCCACTTAGAGTATCATCCATACCTTTCATGCGAGAGATACCGAGAACTCAAGGATGACCCAGACTCATCTCTGAAGGAGTGGTGTAAAGGGAAAGAACAAGTCAAGAGCTGTTTTGCTTGTGGGCAAATAATTGAGAAGATAGATGGGTGCAATCACGTTGAGTGCAAGTGCGGAAAACATGTCTGCTGGGTTTGCTTGGAGATCTTTACAAGTAGTGATGAATGTTATGATCATTTGAGAACTATACACATGACCATATAA